From Phenylobacterium immobile (ATCC 35973), a single genomic window includes:
- a CDS encoding polyamine ABC transporter substrate-binding protein: MASVVALAASLALAACGGGAPKEQTLHIYNWSDYIDPTLLADFTKETGIKVVYDTFDSNEVLETKVLQGGTGYDIVAPSNHNLPRFIAAGAIQPLDKTKLPGFDKLTPDLMTHLGAFDPGAKYAFPYMQGTIGVGYNTAAVAKRLPGVKLDSWDVVFKPENLAKLKDCGIYFLDASEDMYAVALNYIGKDPNSKAPADYAAATDMLLKARPFVKKFHSSEYIDALANGDVCVAIGYSGDVLQAKARAEEAKNGVEIGYFIPKEGSQLWFDTFVIPVDAPNADAAHKFVAFMLKPEVIARASNYTQYANANAAATPLLDESLRSNTNVYPSAEVAKRLFVTTTKGQELLREVNRQWTRVLTGH, encoded by the coding sequence ATGGCGAGCGTAGTGGCGCTCGCGGCGAGCCTGGCCCTGGCGGCTTGCGGCGGCGGCGCGCCGAAAGAACAGACCCTGCACATCTACAACTGGTCGGACTACATCGACCCGACGCTGCTGGCGGATTTCACCAAGGAGACGGGGATCAAGGTCGTCTACGACACCTTCGATTCCAATGAGGTGCTGGAGACGAAAGTGCTGCAGGGCGGCACTGGCTATGACATTGTCGCCCCCTCCAACCACAACCTGCCCCGCTTTATCGCCGCCGGGGCGATCCAGCCGCTGGACAAGACCAAGCTGCCTGGGTTCGACAAGCTCACGCCCGACCTGATGACCCACCTGGGCGCCTTCGATCCGGGGGCGAAATACGCCTTCCCCTACATGCAAGGCACGATCGGCGTCGGCTACAACACCGCCGCGGTCGCCAAGCGCCTTCCGGGCGTGAAGCTCGACAGCTGGGACGTGGTGTTCAAGCCGGAGAACCTGGCCAAGCTGAAGGACTGCGGGATCTATTTCCTTGATGCGTCCGAGGACATGTACGCCGTGGCCCTCAACTACATCGGCAAGGACCCGAATTCGAAGGCGCCCGCCGACTACGCCGCGGCCACGGACATGCTGCTGAAGGCGCGACCCTTCGTGAAGAAATTCCACTCGTCGGAGTATATCGACGCCCTGGCGAACGGCGATGTCTGCGTCGCCATCGGCTATTCCGGCGACGTGCTGCAGGCCAAGGCGCGCGCAGAAGAAGCCAAGAACGGGGTCGAGATCGGCTACTTCATTCCGAAGGAAGGCAGCCAGCTCTGGTTCGACACCTTCGTCATCCCGGTGGACGCGCCGAACGCCGACGCCGCGCACAAGTTCGTCGCCTTCATGCTGAAGCCGGAGGTGATCGCCCGGGCGTCGAACTACACCCAGTACGCCAACGCCAATGCGGCGGCGACACCGCTGCTGGACGAGAGCCTGCGCAGCAACACGAATGTCTATCCGAGCGCGGAGGTCGCCAAGCGGCTGTTCGTCACGACCACTAAGGGCCAAGAGCTGCTGCGCGAGGTGAACCGCCAGTGGACCCGTGTTCTGACGGGGCATTGA
- a CDS encoding tyrosine-type recombinase/integrase, with protein MKRLPFLKSYQDRHGKMRHYLRKPGAVQIALPGEYGSKEFMDAYWAACENAPKREIMSPNPPPAGSFSQLIELYYRSKAFTGNADITQRTYRNVLEKFRAAHGDKLVRGIRQRHVSKILEELTANAETWRKVIRIILNLAVERGWIDQHPMAGMRRPRKAKSGFRPWEEEDIAKFEKVHQRGSRERLALTLLLYTGQRRSDVVGMGRQHVGKGLIRVKQQKTGTELWIPLHPRLKAEIDAAPKTNMTLLVTQYDKPFTAAGFGNWFADAVTAAGLPEGSASHGLRKAAARRLAEAGCTPHQIMAVTGHKNLSEVTLYTASADQRRLAKEAMKMVAESEAGTDVSNPAQTG; from the coding sequence ATGAAGCGGCTTCCGTTCCTGAAGTCCTACCAGGACCGCCACGGCAAGATGCGCCACTACCTGCGGAAGCCGGGCGCGGTGCAGATCGCCCTGCCTGGCGAGTACGGCTCCAAGGAGTTCATGGACGCCTATTGGGCCGCCTGCGAGAACGCGCCGAAGCGCGAGATCATGTCGCCGAACCCGCCGCCGGCCGGTTCGTTCTCACAGCTGATCGAGCTCTACTACCGATCGAAGGCCTTCACTGGCAACGCGGACATCACCCAGCGCACGTACAGGAATGTCCTTGAGAAGTTCCGGGCGGCCCATGGCGACAAGCTCGTCCGCGGCATCCGTCAGCGCCACGTGTCCAAAATTCTCGAAGAGCTAACCGCCAACGCTGAGACGTGGCGCAAGGTCATCCGGATCATCCTGAACCTCGCCGTCGAGCGAGGCTGGATCGACCAGCATCCCATGGCCGGCATGCGGCGCCCTAGGAAGGCCAAGAGCGGCTTTCGTCCCTGGGAAGAGGAAGACATCGCGAAGTTCGAGAAGGTCCACCAGCGCGGCTCACGCGAGCGCTTAGCCCTGACCCTGCTGCTCTACACCGGCCAGCGCCGCAGCGACGTCGTCGGCATGGGCCGTCAGCACGTCGGCAAGGGGCTTATCCGGGTCAAGCAGCAGAAGACCGGCACTGAGCTTTGGATCCCGCTGCACCCTCGCCTGAAGGCTGAGATCGACGCGGCGCCCAAGACCAACATGACGTTGCTGGTGACGCAGTACGACAAGCCCTTCACAGCCGCCGGCTTCGGCAACTGGTTTGCGGATGCGGTGACCGCCGCTGGCCTGCCTGAGGGCTCAGCCTCGCACGGCCTGCGGAAAGCGGCGGCGCGGCGGCTGGCGGAAGCGGGCTGTACGCCTCACCAGATCATGGCCGTCACCGGTCACAAGAACCTGTCGGAAGTCACGCTCTACACGGCGTCTGCGGACCAGCGTCGACTCGCGAAAGAGGCGATGAAAATGGTCGCTGAGAGCGAAGCGGGAACGGACGTGTCTAACCCTGCCCAGACCGGTTAG
- a CDS encoding ABC transporter permease has protein sequence MRRGPTLFNRVSIGAGLIFLYAPMVLLVVYSFNASRLVTVWGGFSTRWYGALLHDRQLLDSLSVTLRVGVISATLATLLGTLAAVALSRSGRFRGRALFSGMIYAPLVLPEVILGLSLLLLFIAFGAPRGFWTVTLAHTTLTLCYATVVVQARLASVDPTLEEAAQDLGCSPLAAFLKVTLPLIAPAVAAAWMLALTLSFDDLVIASFTSGPGATTLPMRLYSQIRLGVDPKINAVSTLLLAAVALGGMVAFALQRRRLRTGP, from the coding sequence ATGAGGCGTGGCCCGACACTCTTCAACCGGGTCTCGATCGGCGCGGGCCTGATCTTCCTTTACGCGCCGATGGTCCTGCTGGTCGTGTATTCCTTCAACGCCAGCCGCTTGGTGACGGTGTGGGGCGGGTTCTCGACCCGTTGGTATGGGGCGCTCTTGCATGATCGCCAGTTGCTTGACTCACTGTCGGTCACCCTGCGGGTCGGCGTGATCTCCGCAACGCTTGCGACCTTGCTTGGGACGCTGGCCGCGGTGGCGCTCAGCCGCTCGGGTCGATTCCGCGGCCGAGCTCTGTTCTCCGGCATGATCTATGCGCCCTTGGTCCTGCCCGAAGTCATCCTGGGCCTGTCGCTGCTGCTGCTGTTCATCGCCTTTGGCGCTCCACGCGGCTTCTGGACCGTGACCTTGGCCCACACGACGCTGACGCTGTGCTACGCCACCGTCGTGGTGCAGGCCCGCCTGGCGAGCGTCGATCCCACACTCGAAGAGGCGGCGCAGGACCTGGGCTGCTCACCGCTCGCGGCCTTCCTGAAAGTCACCTTGCCGCTGATCGCGCCCGCCGTGGCCGCGGCCTGGATGCTGGCGCTTACGCTCTCCTTCGACGATCTGGTGATCGCGAGTTTCACGTCCGGGCCAGGCGCCACAACCCTGCCGATGCGGCTCTACAGCCAGATCCGTCTGGGCGTCGACCCCAAGATCAACGCCGTCTCGACCCTGTTGCTGGCGGCGGTGGCGCTCGGGGGCATGGTCGCGTTCGCCCTACAGCGGCGGCGGCTTAGAACGGGCCCTTGA
- a CDS encoding AAA family ATPase yields the protein MGKTTFSFQIAIAYGLDLEFGPWKPVPGGGGKAWLFNGEEPRDELSRRYLAACIEMGVGEAEAARRVAYNSGLDERLTLVRIDARSGEIQRSPDVDLIKRRIVEGGFTLFIVDPLIEIHGVKEDTEGFHAVGAVLREIANDCNCAVLFLHHTPKAANSDTAAGDMNAMRGGGPIIGVARFIATMFSMTSKDAQDYGIPARERVRYVRFDDAKANMGLMSAEPHWWQKLGVNIDNADKVRPADNIGVLRYSPLRQEDEGSSIQQTMKAASEREIRLDKIAAELVRVCLLNGHTTPEKAGALDAVARGLDPVKTGFKVNKTKDLIVGEMGLVRRSGDHLVIISTVDRGSLTVRRVHAEAVSDAS from the coding sequence ATGGGCAAGACGACCTTCAGCTTCCAGATCGCTATCGCCTACGGCCTCGACCTTGAGTTCGGGCCGTGGAAGCCCGTCCCCGGCGGCGGCGGCAAGGCCTGGCTGTTCAATGGCGAAGAGCCGCGCGACGAGCTGAGCCGGCGTTACCTGGCGGCCTGCATTGAGATGGGCGTGGGTGAGGCCGAGGCGGCCCGCCGCGTAGCCTACAACTCAGGCCTAGACGAGCGGCTGACCCTGGTGCGGATCGATGCGCGCAGCGGTGAAATTCAGCGCTCGCCTGACGTCGACCTGATCAAGCGCCGCATCGTCGAAGGCGGCTTCACGCTCTTCATCGTTGACCCGCTCATCGAGATCCATGGCGTGAAGGAAGACACCGAGGGCTTCCACGCGGTCGGTGCGGTCCTTCGCGAGATCGCCAACGATTGCAATTGCGCGGTCCTGTTCCTCCACCACACGCCCAAGGCCGCCAACTCCGACACAGCCGCCGGCGACATGAACGCCATGCGCGGCGGCGGGCCGATCATCGGCGTCGCCCGGTTTATCGCGACCATGTTCAGCATGACGTCGAAGGACGCCCAGGACTACGGCATCCCCGCCCGTGAGCGGGTCCGCTACGTCCGGTTCGACGACGCCAAAGCGAACATGGGCCTGATGTCGGCAGAGCCCCACTGGTGGCAGAAGCTCGGCGTCAACATCGACAACGCCGACAAGGTGCGGCCGGCCGATAACATCGGCGTCCTGCGCTACTCGCCGCTCCGTCAGGAAGACGAGGGCTCGAGCATTCAGCAGACCATGAAGGCGGCGAGCGAGCGGGAAATCCGACTCGACAAGATCGCCGCTGAGCTGGTCCGCGTCTGCCTCCTGAACGGCCACACGACGCCAGAAAAGGCCGGCGCGCTCGACGCCGTTGCGCGCGGCCTCGACCCCGTGAAGACCGGCTTCAAGGTCAACAAGACCAAGGATCTGATCGTCGGCGAGATGGGCCTGGTGCGCCGTTCTGGCGACCATCTGGTCATCATTTCCACGGTCGATCGTGGCTCTTTGACGGTCCGCCGGGTGCATGCGGAGGCCGTCTCCGATGCGTCCTGA
- a CDS encoding ABC transporter ATP-binding protein, translating into MNALSQTLRQVGAIRSSFAPWEDPSAVPLVRFDRVVKRFDGQPAVDRIDLAIYEREFFALLGPSGCGKTTLMRMLAGFETPDEGRIFLDGKDVAALPPHERPVHMMFQSYALFPHLSVAQNIAFGLKGVDRKGRADRVEEMLSLVKLDGLGGRKPSQLSGGQRQRVALARAIAPKPRILLLDEPLAALDKKLREETRFELMNLQHTLGMTFLIVTHDQEEAMVTADRIAVMRQGQIVQVGRPAEVYEAPANRYVADFIGEVNLFEGVVQSSANGGVTLKSSDGAGGLIGLGEAAVGATAWLAVRPEKMVLHQDPPPAGPNQLEGVVADIAYLGDWTTYVVETTPGRTVRAAQANVARTAERPVGWDDRVWLSFAPDAGVVLDA; encoded by the coding sequence TTGAACGCGCTGTCCCAGACGTTGCGCCAGGTCGGGGCGATCCGGTCGAGTTTCGCGCCGTGGGAGGACCCCAGCGCGGTTCCGCTCGTGCGGTTCGACCGCGTCGTGAAACGCTTCGACGGCCAACCGGCGGTCGACCGCATCGACCTCGCCATCTACGAGCGTGAGTTCTTCGCCCTGCTCGGTCCGTCCGGCTGCGGCAAGACCACGCTGATGCGCATGCTCGCGGGGTTTGAGACACCGGACGAGGGTCGCATCTTCCTGGACGGCAAGGATGTCGCCGCCCTGCCGCCCCACGAGCGGCCGGTGCACATGATGTTCCAGTCCTACGCGCTGTTCCCGCATCTCAGCGTCGCCCAGAACATCGCCTTTGGGCTGAAGGGTGTGGACCGCAAAGGCCGGGCCGACCGCGTGGAGGAAATGCTGAGCCTGGTGAAGCTGGACGGGCTGGGCGGGCGCAAGCCCAGCCAGCTGTCCGGCGGCCAGCGGCAGCGCGTGGCGTTGGCGCGAGCGATCGCGCCCAAGCCGCGAATTCTGCTGCTCGACGAGCCGCTGGCGGCGCTGGACAAGAAGTTGCGCGAAGAGACCCGGTTCGAGCTGATGAACCTGCAGCATACCCTGGGCATGACCTTCCTGATCGTCACCCACGACCAGGAGGAGGCGATGGTCACCGCCGACCGGATCGCCGTGATGCGCCAAGGCCAGATCGTTCAGGTGGGCCGGCCGGCCGAGGTCTATGAGGCGCCCGCCAACCGCTATGTCGCCGACTTCATAGGTGAGGTGAACCTGTTCGAGGGCGTGGTTCAGAGCTCCGCCAACGGCGGCGTCACCCTGAAATCCAGCGACGGCGCGGGCGGTCTGATCGGCCTGGGCGAGGCCGCGGTCGGCGCGACGGCCTGGCTGGCCGTGAGGCCGGAAAAGATGGTTCTGCACCAGGACCCGCCGCCAGCCGGACCGAACCAGCTCGAAGGCGTGGTCGCCGACATCGCTTACCTCGGCGATTGGACGACCTATGTGGTCGAGACCACGCCCGGCCGCACGGTGCGCGCGGCGCAGGCCAACGTGGCGCGCACCGCCGAGCGGCCGGTGGGCTGGGATGATCGGGTCTGGCTAAGCTTTGCGCCGGACGCTGGCGTGGTCCTGGACGCGTGA
- a CDS encoding DMT family protein, with protein MPVVMLVASNVFMTFAWYGQLKVEHRPLWLIVMIGWGIAFFEYCLAVPANRLGRAVYAPAELKAIQEVITLCVFAIFSVMWLKEELTLNHMVGFALIGVGAVVVFKGPF; from the coding sequence ATGCCGGTGGTGATGCTGGTCGCCTCCAACGTCTTTATGACCTTCGCTTGGTACGGCCAGCTCAAGGTCGAACATCGGCCGCTGTGGCTGATCGTCATGATCGGCTGGGGCATAGCCTTCTTCGAATATTGCCTCGCCGTGCCCGCGAACCGCCTGGGTCGCGCGGTGTATGCGCCGGCCGAGCTGAAAGCGATACAGGAGGTGATTACGCTCTGCGTCTTCGCCATCTTCTCGGTGATGTGGCTGAAGGAGGAACTGACCCTCAATCACATGGTCGGCTTCGCGTTGATCGGCGTCGGCGCCGTGGTGGTCTTCAAGGGCCCGTTCTAA
- a CDS encoding ABC transporter permease, with amino-acid sequence MNRWRISLAALAPYAWLLAFFALPFALVVKLSLSDTVLAIPPYAPRLDWSRGLDGVAAFVQALDFETYVRLARDDLYLAAYLSSLRLAGLATLLLALVGYPLAYGISRCSPDARRILVAAIILPFWTSFLIRIYAWIAILKPAGLLNEMLGVFGFPAASILNSEAGVLIGLVYAYLPFMVLPLYAVLERQDETLLEAAEDLGASPLGAFWRVTFPLSLPGLAAGALLCFIPMVGEFVIPDLLGGSETLMLGKTIWTEFFANRDWPAASAVAIVLLLTLLGPLALYQRQQSRMLKR; translated from the coding sequence GTGAACCGCTGGCGGATCAGTCTGGCCGCGCTCGCGCCCTACGCCTGGCTGCTGGCCTTCTTCGCCCTGCCCTTCGCGCTGGTGGTGAAGCTGTCGCTGTCGGACACTGTGCTGGCGATCCCGCCCTATGCGCCCCGACTGGACTGGTCGCGGGGTCTGGATGGCGTCGCAGCCTTCGTGCAGGCGCTGGATTTCGAGACCTATGTGCGCCTGGCGCGGGACGACCTCTACCTCGCCGCCTATCTCTCGAGCCTGCGGCTCGCCGGGCTGGCGACCCTCTTGCTGGCCCTAGTAGGCTATCCGCTCGCCTACGGGATTTCGCGATGCTCGCCGGACGCGCGGCGGATACTGGTCGCGGCGATCATCCTGCCGTTCTGGACCAGCTTCCTGATCCGAATCTACGCCTGGATCGCCATCCTCAAGCCCGCCGGCCTGCTGAACGAAATGCTGGGCGTGTTCGGTTTTCCCGCAGCATCGATCCTGAATAGCGAGGCTGGCGTCCTGATCGGCTTGGTCTACGCCTATCTGCCGTTCATGGTTCTGCCGCTCTACGCGGTTCTGGAGCGCCAGGATGAAACGCTGCTGGAGGCGGCGGAAGACCTGGGCGCCTCGCCGCTCGGCGCATTCTGGCGAGTAACCTTCCCTCTGTCCCTGCCGGGGCTGGCCGCGGGCGCCCTCCTCTGTTTCATCCCGATGGTCGGCGAATTTGTCATCCCTGACCTGCTGGGCGGATCGGAGACCCTGATGCTGGGCAAGACGATCTGGACCGAGTTCTTCGCCAACCGCGACTGGCCGGCCGCCTCGGCGGTGGCGATCGTCCTGCTGCTGACATTGCTCGGACCCCTGGCGCTCTATCAGCGCCAGCAGTCGCGGATGCTGAAGCGATGA
- a CDS encoding YlcI/YnfO family protein, whose product MGRPSLGIISTTVRLPGAILARIDALLGPNRRAQFIREAVERELERREKP is encoded by the coding sequence ATGGGCCGGCCTTCGCTTGGAATCATCAGCACGACTGTGCGACTGCCGGGTGCGATCCTGGCTCGCATCGACGCGCTACTCGGCCCGAACCGGCGCGCTCAGTTCATCCGTGAAGCTGTCGAGCGCGAGCTAGAGCGACGCGAAAAGCCCTAG
- a CDS encoding RraA family protein — protein MIGSRRHPNAPQAAAEIIEGFKILSTSIISDSLDRMPGAKGLRPFHKGGAMAGTAVTVMTAAGDNAAIHEALSMVRPGDVLVIDAGGDLDRALIGELLSAIAVSRGVAGIVLDGAVRDTAILAGLDMPVFAKGVSLRGPFKNGPGRINVPVSIGGMVVSPGDVVIGDSDGVIAFSQEIAAELLEAANRQEAFEAGILRSILDGSYVGAYALKED, from the coding sequence ATGATCGGGAGCCGCCGACACCCCAACGCACCTCAGGCGGCGGCTGAAATCATCGAGGGTTTCAAGATTCTCTCCACCTCCATCATTTCCGACAGCCTTGACCGGATGCCCGGCGCCAAGGGCCTGCGACCTTTTCATAAGGGCGGCGCCATGGCGGGCACGGCCGTCACCGTCATGACGGCCGCCGGCGACAACGCCGCCATCCACGAGGCGCTTAGCATGGTGCGGCCAGGCGACGTGCTGGTGATCGACGCCGGCGGCGACCTCGATCGCGCCCTGATTGGTGAGCTGCTGTCGGCGATCGCCGTCAGCCGTGGCGTCGCTGGCATCGTCCTGGACGGCGCGGTGCGCGACACCGCCATACTGGCGGGGCTGGACATGCCCGTCTTCGCCAAGGGGGTGAGCCTGCGCGGACCGTTCAAGAATGGCCCCGGCAGGATCAATGTGCCGGTTAGCATCGGCGGCATGGTCGTCTCGCCCGGCGACGTTGTCATCGGCGATTCCGATGGCGTCATCGCCTTCAGCCAGGAGATCGCCGCAGAGCTTCTCGAGGCGGCGAATCGCCAGGAGGCGTTCGAGGCCGGCATCCTGCGCAGCATTCTCGACGGGAGCTATGTCGGCGCCTACGCCTTGAAGGAAGACTGA
- a CDS encoding RusA family crossover junction endodeoxyribonuclease, translating to MSNPLAFTIPGNPRGKGRPRATRFGAGVRLYTDAKTASYEGLVAHAAHVALGARDPLEGALEINVLVRIAPPASASKKAVASMLAGEVAPAKKPDLDNIVKAVLDGCNGVAFKDDAQICWINAGKIYAAKAGVDVTIRQDAPSLSATLMLSYARAA from the coding sequence ATGAGTAATCCGCTCGCCTTCACGATCCCCGGCAACCCGAGAGGGAAGGGCCGTCCGCGCGCTACTCGGTTCGGCGCGGGCGTGCGGCTCTACACCGACGCCAAGACGGCTTCTTACGAGGGGCTGGTCGCTCACGCCGCGCACGTCGCCCTCGGAGCCCGCGATCCGCTGGAAGGCGCGCTCGAGATCAACGTGCTGGTTCGCATCGCGCCGCCGGCGTCTGCGTCCAAGAAGGCCGTCGCATCCATGCTGGCGGGCGAAGTCGCCCCGGCGAAGAAGCCGGACCTCGACAACATCGTGAAGGCCGTCCTCGACGGCTGCAACGGCGTCGCCTTCAAGGACGACGCGCAGATCTGCTGGATCAACGCCGGCAAGATCTACGCCGCAAAGGCTGGCGTCGATGTGACGATCCGCCAAGACGCGCCGTCGCTGTCCGCGACCCTGATGCTCTCCTATGCGAGGGCGGCTTGA
- a CDS encoding LexA family protein, with the protein MSDYKVAAVAYLRDVIEKTGKTASELADLVGISHTTFTRPLKNADYKYAIKFPTIQRLAEMTNVPLPPNLASGAGRAPTSSDPRIVPQFLGVRYRVRAGLWQEMDSEEAPEQIDYAVAPSHRYADWPQWLERVEGDSVNQKIPHGHYAHVVDARAMGYSPKTGDWVVVERHRDQGAIRERTIKQVEITETGAVVLWPRSDNPKWSAPVDLLLGARQDEDIEAFIVGLVIGAYNPAF; encoded by the coding sequence ATGAGCGATTACAAGGTCGCGGCGGTGGCCTACCTCCGCGATGTGATTGAGAAAACTGGCAAAACCGCGAGCGAGCTGGCGGACCTAGTGGGCATCTCGCACACCACTTTCACGCGCCCATTGAAGAACGCGGATTATAAATACGCGATCAAGTTTCCGACGATCCAGCGGCTTGCCGAGATGACGAACGTGCCGCTACCGCCGAACCTAGCGAGCGGCGCCGGGCGCGCCCCTACCAGCTCAGATCCGCGCATCGTCCCGCAGTTCCTTGGCGTCCGATATAGGGTCCGCGCCGGGCTATGGCAGGAGATGGACTCCGAAGAAGCGCCGGAACAGATCGACTACGCCGTGGCGCCGAGCCACCGATACGCCGATTGGCCGCAATGGCTTGAGCGGGTCGAGGGCGACAGCGTCAATCAGAAAATACCCCATGGGCACTACGCCCACGTCGTGGACGCCCGGGCGATGGGCTACTCACCGAAGACCGGGGATTGGGTCGTGGTCGAGCGTCACCGCGACCAGGGCGCGATCCGCGAGCGGACCATCAAGCAGGTCGAGATCACCGAAACTGGCGCCGTCGTCTTGTGGCCGCGGTCTGACAATCCGAAGTGGTCGGCGCCGGTTGATCTGCTGCTAGGCGCCCGCCAAGACGAAGATATTGAGGCCTTCATCGTCGGCCTGGTGATCGGCGCCTACAACCCAGCCTTTTGA